One Urocitellus parryii isolate mUroPar1 chromosome 9, mUroPar1.hap1, whole genome shotgun sequence DNA segment encodes these proteins:
- the Hirip3 gene encoding HIRA-interacting protein 3 — translation MAQENEMQEFTRSFFRGRPDLSTLTHSIVRRKFLAQVGRNHLKPEEKQVLKRLVEEELLKMQVDEAGSREEKLDLNKKVKRPPTPCSDPDSKRFRFNSESESSSAASSPDSFGPPTKNGTAAAEVSPAKEEKGPSRALKKVVESSDEEQQGDLTANMRIENSEEEEGSVRTSKVWKEGSSEEDEKKEYKGRTRKKPGIKNKQASGKASARKKQAREEREDSEEEPVQRISKKAGGNRGAPCHQENEKESEEEEIVAKKKESREEKEVEEEEEEEWKPRARGNGGERSAWEGRSCKQKSRAGRQTREWEDSGDEKEAVDSEDEKEAVDSGEDSGEDEEPLVHWKSKDRTQCKGGQSQSGSNEDGEDKGKVQSPAQLGSVNGEESDLEREVSDSEAGESPKGERKNRSSKKSSKKGRTRSSSSSSDGSPEPKGRKAASGRRGEDHPAVMRLKRYIRACGAHRNYKKLLGSCHSHKERLSVLRAELEALGMKGNPSLEKCRALKEQREEAAEVASLDVSNIISSSGRPRRRTAWNPSGEAVPPGELYRRTLDSEEERPHQAPPDWSHMRGIISSDAESN, via the exons ATGGCGCAAGAAAATGAGATGCAGGAGTTCACGCGGAGTTTCTTCCGAGGCCGACCTGACCTCAG CACGCTCACGCACTCCATCGTGCGGCGGAAGTTCTTGGCCCAAGTGGGCCGCAATCATCTGAAACCCGAAGAGAAGCAGGTGCTGAAGCGGCTGGTGGAGGAAGAGCTGCTGAAGATGCAG GTGGATGAAGCTGGTTCTAGGGAAGAGAAGCTAGACCTTAACAAAAAGGTGAAGAGGCCTCCCACCCCCTGCAGTGACCCAGACAGCAAAAGGTTCCGCTTCAATTCAGAGTCAG AGTCCAGCTCTGCAGCCTCCAGTCCTGACTCCTTTGGACCCCCAACAAAGAATGGGACGGCAGCAGCAGAAGTCAGCCCAGCCAAGGAAGAGAAGGGTCCAAGTCGAGCCTTAAAGAAAGTGGTTGAGAGCAGTGATGAGGAACAGCAAGGAGACCTGACTGCAAATATGAGAATAGAGAATAGTGAGGAGGAAGAAGGTTCTGTCAGAACAAGTAAGGTTTGGAAGGAAGGGAGCAGTGaggaagatgagaaaaaagaatacaaggGAAGGACTAGGAAGAAACCTGGGATCAAGAACAAACAAGCATCAGGCAAGGCCTCGGCCAGGAAGAAGCAGGccagagaagaaagggaggacAGTGAGGAAGAACCTGTCCAGAGAATATCAAAGAAGGCAGGGGGAAATAGAGGGGCTCCATGCCaccaggaaaatgaaaaggagagtGAGGAGGAAGAGATTGTGGCCAagaagaaagagagcagagaggagaaggaggtggaggaggaggaggaggaggaatggaagCCTAGAGCCAGAGGCAATGGAGGGGAAAGATCAGCTTGGGAGGGGAGAAGCTGTAAGCAGAAAAGCAGGGCAGGGAGGCAAACGAGAGAATGGGAGGACAGCGGGGATGAGAAAGAGGCAGTGGACAGTGAGGATGAGAAAGAGGCAGTGGACAGTGGGGAGGACAGTGGGGAGGATGAGGAGCCTCTAGTGCATTGGAAGAGCAAGGACAGGACCCAGTGTAAGGGTGGTCAGAGTCAGAGCGGAAGCAATGAGGATGGAGAAGACAAAGGGAAGGTGCAATCACCAGCCCAACTGGGCAGTGTCAATGGTGAGGAGAGTGACTTGGAGAGAGAAGTGAGTGACAGCGAGGCAGGAGAGAGCCCCAAGGGGGAAAGGAAAAACCGCTCATCTAAGAAGAGCTCCAAGAAAGGCAGGACACGAAGCTCTTCTTCCTCCTCGGATGGAAGTCCAGAACCTAAAGGCAGGAAG GCTGCCTCTGGTCGCCGTGGAGAGGACCACCCAGCTGTGATGAGGCTAAAACGCTACATCCGGGCCTGCGGTGCTCATCGAAACTACAAGAAGCTGCTGGGCTCCTGTCACTCACACAAGGAGCGTCTGAGTGTCCTCCGGGCTGAGCTGGAAGCCCTGGGAATGAAGG GTAACCCTTCCTTAGAGAAGTGTCGGGCCCTGAAGGAACAGCGGGAAGAGGCAGCAGAGGTAGCCTCCCTGGATGTTTCCAACATCATCAGTAGTTCAG GCCGGCCACGCAGACGTACAGCCTGGAACCCTTCAGGAGAAGCAGTCCCGCCAGGGGAGCTGTACCGCAGAACACTGGACTCAGAGGAGGAGCGGCCCCATCAGGCACCCCCAGACTGGTCACATATGCGTGGCATCATCAGCAGTGATGCAGAGAGTAACTAA
- the Ino80e gene encoding INO80 complex subunit E isoform X1 → MNGPADGEVDYKKKYRNLKRKLKFLIYEHECFQEELRKAQRKLLKVSRDKSFLLDRLLQYENVDEDSSDSDATASSENSETEGTPKLSDTPAPKRKRSPPLGGAPSPSSLSLPPSTGFPLQASGAPSPYLSSQLASPPYPPFPSDYLALQLPEPSPLRPKREKRPRLPRKLKMAVGPADCPVGGPLTFPARGPGAGVGAALTPLPPPKMPPHTILSTVPRQMFSDAGSGDDALDGDDDLVIDIPE, encoded by the exons ATGAACGGGCCGGCAGACGGTGAAGTGGACTACAAAAAGAAATATCGTAATCTGAAGCGGAAGCTCAAATTTCTCATCTAC GAACACGAGTGCTTCCAGGAGGAGCTGAGGAAGGCGCAGAGGAAATTACTGAAGGTTTCTCGGGACAAGAG ttttctcctaGACCGACTTCTGCAATATGAGAACGTGGATGAAGACTCCTCTG ACTCAGATGCCACCGCATCTTCAGAGAACAGCGAGACAGAGGGAACACCTAAGTTGTCTGACACACCAGCCCCCAAAAG gAAAAGAAGCCCTCCGCTGGGGGGTGCTCCCTCCCCCTCCagtctctccctgcctccttcaaCAGGGTTTCCCCTTCAGGCCTCTGGAGCCCCTTCCCCATACTTGAGCTCG CAGCTGGCTTCTCCCCCTTACCCCCCATTCCCTTCTGACTACCTGGCCCTGCAGCTGCCCGAGCCCAGCCCCCTGAGGCCCAAGCGGGAGAAACGACCCCGCCTGCCCCGGAAACTCAAG ATGGCGGTGGGACCCGCTGACTGCCCTGTGGGTGGGCCACTGACCTTCCCTGCCCGGggtcctggagctggggttggAGCCGCCCTgacccccctgccccctcccaagATGCCCCCTCACACAATCCTGAGCACCGTCCCTCGGCAGATGTTCAGCGATGCAGGCAGTGGAGATGATGCCCTGGACGGGGACGATGACCTGGTGATTGACATCCCGGAGTGA
- the Doc2a gene encoding double C2-like domain-containing protein alpha, translated as MRGRRGDRMTINIQEHMAINVCPGPIRPIRQISDYFPRLGPGPEGGGGGCREAPAHLAPLALAPPAALLGATTPEDRAEVDSYDSDDTTALGTLEFDLLYDQASCTLHCSILRAKGLKPMDFNGLADPYVKLHLLPGACKANKLKTKTQRNTLNPVWNEDLTYSGITDDDITHKVLRISVCDEDKLSHNEFIGEIRVPLRRLKPSQKKHFNICLERQVPLASPSSMSAALRGISCYLKELEQAEHGPGLLEERGRILLSLSYSSRRRGLLVGIMRCAHLAAMDVNGYSDPYVKTYLRPDVDKKSKHKTRVKKKTLNPEFNEEFFYEMELSILATKTLEVTVWDYDIGKSNDFIGGVSLGPGARGEARKHWSDCLQQLDTALERWHTLTSELPPAAGAPPST; from the exons ATGAGGGGCCGCAGGGGCGACCGCATGACCATCAATATCCAGGAGCACATGGCTATCAACGTGTGCCCCGGGCCCATCCGGCCTATCCGCCAGATCTCTGACTACTTCCCGCGCCTGGGACCAGGACCTGAAGGGGGGGGCGGGGGCTGCCGGGAGGCCCCAGCTCATCTGGCACCCCTGGCTCTGGCCCCTCCTGCGGCCCTCCTTGGGGCCACCACGCCTGAGGACCGAGCTGAGGTGGACAGCTATGATTCAGATGATACTA CTGCCCTGGGCACACTGGAGTTCGACCTTCTCTATGACCAGGCCTCCTGCACTCTGCACTGTAGCATCCTCAGGGCCAAG GGCCTCAAGCCCATGGATTTCAATGGCCTAGCTGATCCCTATGTTAAGCTGCACCTGCTGCCTGGAGCCTGCAAG GCCAATAAGCTAAAAACGAAGACTCAGAGGAATACGCTGAATCCTGTGTGGAACGAGGACCTGACCTACAGTGGGATCACAGACGATGACATCACTCACAAGGTGCTCAG GATCTCTGTCTGTGATGAAGACAAGCTGAGCCACAATGAGTTTATCGGGGAGATCCGAGTGCCCCTCCGCCGCCTCAAGCCTTCGCAGAAGAAGCATTTTAACATCTGCCTTGAGCGCCAAGTCCCG CTGGCTTCACCCTCTTCCATGTCTGCGGCACTAAGGGGCATCTCCTGTTACCTGAAGGAG CTGGAGCAGGCAGAGCACGGACCTGGGCTGTTAGAGGAGCGCGGGCGCATCCTGCTGAGCCTCAGCTACAGCTCTCGGCGCCGGGGGCTGCTGGTGGGCATCATGCGCTGTGCACACCTGGCTGCCATGGACGTCAACGGCTACTCTGACCCTTATGTTAAGAC GTACCTGAGACCAGATGTGGATAAGAAATCCAAGCATAAAACACGTGTGAAGAAGAAGACTCTAAACCCGGAATTTAATGAG GAATTTTTCTACGAGATGGAACTCTCCATTCTAGCCACCAAGACTTTGGAAGTCACTGTCTGGGACTACGACATTGGCAAATCCAATGACTTCATAG GTGGTGTGTCCCTGGGGCCAGGCGCTCGAGGAGAGGCACGAAAGCACTGGAGCGACTGTCTACAGCAGCTGGACACAGCTCTGGAGCGCTGGCACACCCTGACCAGCGAGTTGCCCCCTGCGGCTGGGGCTCCTCCCTCCACCTGA
- the Ino80e gene encoding INO80 complex subunit E isoform X3 encodes MNGPADGEVDYKKKYRNLKRKLKFLIYEHECFQEELRKAQRKLLKVSRDKSFLLDRLLQYENVDEDSSDSDATASSENSETEGTPKLSDTPAPKRKRSPPLGGAPSPSSLSLPPSTGFPLQASGAPSPYLSSMAVGPADCPVGGPLTFPARGPGAGVGAALTPLPPPKMPPHTILSTVPRQMFSDAGSGDDALDGDDDLVIDIPE; translated from the exons ATGAACGGGCCGGCAGACGGTGAAGTGGACTACAAAAAGAAATATCGTAATCTGAAGCGGAAGCTCAAATTTCTCATCTAC GAACACGAGTGCTTCCAGGAGGAGCTGAGGAAGGCGCAGAGGAAATTACTGAAGGTTTCTCGGGACAAGAG ttttctcctaGACCGACTTCTGCAATATGAGAACGTGGATGAAGACTCCTCTG ACTCAGATGCCACCGCATCTTCAGAGAACAGCGAGACAGAGGGAACACCTAAGTTGTCTGACACACCAGCCCCCAAAAG gAAAAGAAGCCCTCCGCTGGGGGGTGCTCCCTCCCCCTCCagtctctccctgcctccttcaaCAGGGTTTCCCCTTCAGGCCTCTGGAGCCCCTTCCCCATACTTGAGCTCG ATGGCGGTGGGACCCGCTGACTGCCCTGTGGGTGGGCCACTGACCTTCCCTGCCCGGggtcctggagctggggttggAGCCGCCCTgacccccctgccccctcccaagATGCCCCCTCACACAATCCTGAGCACCGTCCCTCGGCAGATGTTCAGCGATGCAGGCAGTGGAGATGATGCCCTGGACGGGGACGATGACCTGGTGATTGACATCCCGGAGTGA
- the Ino80e gene encoding INO80 complex subunit E isoform X4, whose product MNGPADGEVDYKKKYRNLKRKLKFLIYEHECFQEELRKAQRKLLKVSRDKSFLLDRLLQYENVDEDSSDSDATASSENSETEGTPKLSDTPAPKRKRSPPLGGAPSPSSLSLPPSTGFPLQASGAPSPYLSSLASPPYPPFPSDYLALQLPEPSPLRPKREKRPRLPRKLKSEHSGCSVEEDLDLGEAEGRESS is encoded by the exons ATGAACGGGCCGGCAGACGGTGAAGTGGACTACAAAAAGAAATATCGTAATCTGAAGCGGAAGCTCAAATTTCTCATCTAC GAACACGAGTGCTTCCAGGAGGAGCTGAGGAAGGCGCAGAGGAAATTACTGAAGGTTTCTCGGGACAAGAG ttttctcctaGACCGACTTCTGCAATATGAGAACGTGGATGAAGACTCCTCTG ACTCAGATGCCACCGCATCTTCAGAGAACAGCGAGACAGAGGGAACACCTAAGTTGTCTGACACACCAGCCCCCAAAAG gAAAAGAAGCCCTCCGCTGGGGGGTGCTCCCTCCCCCTCCagtctctccctgcctccttcaaCAGGGTTTCCCCTTCAGGCCTCTGGAGCCCCTTCCCCATACTTGAGCTCG CTGGCTTCTCCCCCTTACCCCCCATTCCCTTCTGACTACCTGGCCCTGCAGCTGCCCGAGCCCAGCCCCCTGAGGCCCAAGCGGGAGAAACGACCCCGCCTGCCCCGGAAACTCAAG AGCGAGCACTCTGGCTGCAGTGTGGAGGAGGATCTGGATCTGGGAGAGGCTGAAGGCAGGGAGTCCAGTTAG
- the Ino80e gene encoding INO80 complex subunit E isoform X2: MNGPADGEVDYKKKYRNLKRKLKFLIYEHECFQEELRKAQRKLLKVSRDKSFLLDRLLQYENVDEDSSDSDATASSENSETEGTPKLSDTPAPKRKRSPPLGGAPSPSSLSLPPSTGFPLQASGAPSPYLSSLASPPYPPFPSDYLALQLPEPSPLRPKREKRPRLPRKLKMAVGPADCPVGGPLTFPARGPGAGVGAALTPLPPPKMPPHTILSTVPRQMFSDAGSGDDALDGDDDLVIDIPE; this comes from the exons ATGAACGGGCCGGCAGACGGTGAAGTGGACTACAAAAAGAAATATCGTAATCTGAAGCGGAAGCTCAAATTTCTCATCTAC GAACACGAGTGCTTCCAGGAGGAGCTGAGGAAGGCGCAGAGGAAATTACTGAAGGTTTCTCGGGACAAGAG ttttctcctaGACCGACTTCTGCAATATGAGAACGTGGATGAAGACTCCTCTG ACTCAGATGCCACCGCATCTTCAGAGAACAGCGAGACAGAGGGAACACCTAAGTTGTCTGACACACCAGCCCCCAAAAG gAAAAGAAGCCCTCCGCTGGGGGGTGCTCCCTCCCCCTCCagtctctccctgcctccttcaaCAGGGTTTCCCCTTCAGGCCTCTGGAGCCCCTTCCCCATACTTGAGCTCG CTGGCTTCTCCCCCTTACCCCCCATTCCCTTCTGACTACCTGGCCCTGCAGCTGCCCGAGCCCAGCCCCCTGAGGCCCAAGCGGGAGAAACGACCCCGCCTGCCCCGGAAACTCAAG ATGGCGGTGGGACCCGCTGACTGCCCTGTGGGTGGGCCACTGACCTTCCCTGCCCGGggtcctggagctggggttggAGCCGCCCTgacccccctgccccctcccaagATGCCCCCTCACACAATCCTGAGCACCGTCCCTCGGCAGATGTTCAGCGATGCAGGCAGTGGAGATGATGCCCTGGACGGGGACGATGACCTGGTGATTGACATCCCGGAGTGA